CCGCAAGAAGTccatccctatatatatattgcaaGTGTCATaactatatacatacatgtacatgtgtgttgtgtgtgtgcaTGTGCGCAATAGGAAGAcaattaaagagagagagataccttTAGGACGTTCCTCCTTAAATCAGCCGTGAGTTTGGTGCACTTACTCATATCAATCCATGTCATGGAGTTTAATGACTTATCCAAGTCTGGAACCTCAGTGAGTTCGTGTGAATCACATACATTCAGTTCCCTCATATTTGACATTTTCGAAAAATTGGGCATTGTTACCAAACGATAGCAACTAGATGCATccagaaatttcaaatttgttggTAAATCATAGATTGTATGAAGCTGGGAGCAATAACTTAACCACAAACTTTCAAGTTTTGAAAGACCACTGAGGCTGGGTAGGGTATGAAAATAATTGACTGAGAGATCTAAATTTCTTAAAGAGTCTAAGCCGTGTAACGAATCGGGAAATTGCAAAGGAAACTTCGATCCCACAAAATTATTGAGAGATAAATGAGTGAGATTCTTCAATCTTACTGTGGAACGCGGTACTTGTCTTATGGCTGTAGTAGATGCTTTAAGTACTCTCAATGATATCATCTTCCCTAAACCCTCGGGCAATTCACTGAATTGCCAACAAAAATCAAGAACAAGAGTCTGAACGGATTTGGACCTGTAGAAATCCCCAGGAAGAGAAATAAGATTCTTGCAGCGTGTGAGGTTCACCAAAGAAAGTTTTTTAAGATGACCAATGGAGGGGTGAATATCGGACAAACTCCTACACCTTTCCaatatcaactcttcaagatttGGGAGATTTGAAAAGTCTGGTGATTTTTTTAAGTCAGAGCAACTTCCAAGATTAAGGACCTTCAAGTTTTCAAGTGACTGTTGcacaaaatcaaagaaaaattaaaattaatatccAAAAGGACTATCtcagaaaaaaagaaggaaatccaaaaaacaaatacaaacaTAACATCATCATGTGTAATCGATTGTACCTTGGAGCCCTCCCAAACTTGTACCAGGTCGCTAGATGTTATCTCTAAAATAACTAGTCTTGGTTGATCAAAGAAGTCATCTGGTATGGACTTTAAAGGGCATCTTTCCCAACACAACCATATTAACTCCTTGGGGAGATGTTTGTATTCTCCATTGAGCTGCACGTTGTAGAGCTTGAGCAGTCTCAGTTTCTTCATATTGGCAAATGCTTCTGTACTGAACCCAGGCATGTTAGACCTTGGAGGCCAAGGAGGAGGGATACCTAGAGCAAGTCCTTCAACTTCTTCAGTTCCCTGTTAACAAAAGGTTATATTCATGTGTAAGAAACGGATTATTTGCATACGTTTACATGTATGAATACAAGCAAGTACTATTGTTGGCTAATTGAGATGAATGTTAATGTATAATACACATCCGTGAGTTATATGTGCTTTTCATGTACAATGCATTAATTCAGAATTTTATTGGGAATGTACTTACAGATTTATCTCTCAATACTTTAATGACCTCTTGCCGGTTCCACAACCTACTCCACTCTCCAGGCTGACGAGGggatttttcagaaatgattaATTTGGCCATTTCTCGAAGCAAATCATGCATATTCAACACGTTGTCTTCAACAGTTATAAGGCATCGTTCACGGAGGTCACTGATTCCTATTGTTGCAAAAAAGTTACATCCATCTAATATTTTTGCGACATAGTCCTTATCCCATCcaataaagaaacaagaaaTGTCAAGGAATATATCCTTTTGTGTAGGATCTAGCCTTTCAAAGCTTACTCTTAGCGGTTTCATTATTCCTTTATCAGgaaattttttcaatttctccAACTGACTTTTCCACTCTATTGGGGTTCTTTCAATCATAGAagaacctaaaacttcaagggcTATTGGCAAACCACCACAGTAAGAAACAACCTCTTTTGAGAGTTCAAGATATCCTTCATTAGGCCAACTCTTTCCAAAGGCATGCCAACTaaagagcttcagagcttcttcttcattcatTTCCTTAAGCGGATATGTCTTGTCCACTTTCATGTTCACTTGCTTTAGTAAACATTCATCTCGTGTCGTTATGATAATTCTACTTCCTGGACCAAACCAATCACGATTTCCAGCTATGGCATTTAGTTGTTCCACTTTGTCTACATTGTCAATAATGACAAGTACGCTTCTacgttggagatgattttttagCAAACTGATACCTCCATCAACACTGGTTATCTTAGACTCAGTCTGTTTCAAGATGTCAGAAACAAGCTTTCCTTGCAAATCAACCAAATCATATTCACTAACGTTGGCAAGGAAACTTTTGAATTGGAACTTATGATGAATTTGGTTATAAATGGCTTTGGCAGCTGTTGTTTTACCTAATCCACCCATCCCCCAAATTCCAACCATGACAACGTCATTTGATCCACCACCTGAAAGATGATTGATAATATCTTGAACGCGAGAATTGATTCCAACCGGGTGCTTGGCCACATTTAATTCGTTTGCACCCGGAAGCCATTCCGTAATGATCTTGCCAACAATTTCTCTAATAAGCTTTGCTTCGCGCCTAGATGTTGAATTTGTAAGCATTAGCGGGACTCAATGAACAGTAGGAGCTATTAGTACATAGACAATTTTCTTTCCTTCATACATATTCTAACTAGCTACTAGCTAGCATGTGATTTTTTTACCAACTtgataaaagaaagaaattcaTTCATTAATTAAACTCCAATTACGGTTTAGGTTTTATATGAGAGGTTAAGGTGTATTAATTAAGCATGTTAATTATATGAGAGATTAAGTCATTCACTAAAATGTGTCAAATCTTTAAAAGCAGGTGAATGATTACCCATTGTCAATGATTTGAAGATGTTGGCCAGACAAATTTGCAGCTTCTGTAAGAGCCTTTCTCCATTGCTTTACCCTTTCTTGTTTAGCTTCACGTTCCTTGTCATCTTTTTCTTCACGAATGCCCTCTTCGTGCTTCTGAAATGCTTGAGCTAAATCTCCGTTCTGCTTCCTAACATGTGAAGGATCAACATGATAGAATATTGGCAAAACACGTCGCCCCAGTTTGTATCTGCACTTCATGATCTTCACCAGCTCGTCAAGACACCAACTCGAGTTCGCATAACTCTTTGAGAAGACAATGATAGAGATCCTCGCCTCTTCAATTGCCCGGAACAGTTCCTCTTTTATTTCTTCCCCTCTTTCTAGATCGTCCTCATCGATATAAGCCTGGTATCCCCTCTCTGTTAATGCCGCATGGAGGTGGCCCGTGAAGCCATTGCGTGTGTCCACACCGCTGAAGCTCAAGAACACGTCGTAATTCCAAAGTTTTGACTTGGAGGAGGATGACGAGGAGGCTTCGTGGGTTGTCATGGGGGTATCCACCGTTATGGCACTGCAGTGGTTCAGATCACGACTGAATTAAGGAATGCACAACTTTACTTTTATGATTATTTTCAATGACAGCTAAAGGTCAGAtccaaatgaaaataaaagttaGGACTTCacaaaaccaataaaaaaatataattccCAAGTTACAAATACCCACCAAATGATTCCAGATAAAGTTTTAAACTCAAGGTCCGGCCCAAATGAAATTAAAAGTTAGGACTTCACAAAACCAATTGAAACAGAAACCAAATGGTAGaagttgaaaaaaatatatggtcATGAATCGAGAACTTCATCAAACTAATAGCAATAAAATCTCATATAATAtgtcaaaaaccaaaaaagagaAAGAGGTAATTTCAAGACCTTGTAACGCCGAGGCCTCGTACAGTTGTAGTAATAATATATGGTTGATGCACCTGTTGCTCAATCAAATCCTTTGTCtggctaaaaaaataaaatctataaatacATTCACGTCCAATTTATGAGAAATCATGGGAAAGCAAATGCACTGAGAACGGAATCATGAATATGTAGAACttgccaaaaagaaaaagaaaactttttATAGTGTGCCAAGAACATCCTCCTACTCCTAGCAATTTTTTATGGCATTATCCacttttcaattcataattcaACCAGCAACTCAAAGTCTATAGTGTATGAAAAGGTGATATCTTAGTTGATCACGATGATAATTAAGTAGATTAAATGACGACCCATAAAGCATACAaattcagaaaagaaaaggtaCGAAACTGCCATAAGAAAACGCAGAATATATAAACCGGAAATCAAAAGAAGAGAagcgaaaaaggaagaaaaaaaaaaccaaacaaaattatTAGGTTTGGGATATACCTTTATCTGAAACGCCACAATCATCAAAGTCAAACATAAACAATCCAAAAATTTGTGGAAAATACCAGTAAATGCTCAActaaaaacgaaagaaaatgtAGAATAAGTTTACCTGTTCTCCCCCTAATTAAACTGGAATAACATTCACCACTAATATTCTCGTCGTCATCCTCTTCAGCCTGAAAAATTTAGTAGAAATACTCAATGAAGACGCTTAATGTAGACAGTAATATTAGCAatggaggaattgaattgataaccaAAACTGCAAGACCAAATGACTATTTAGGTTCAAAACAGAAACTCGTCTGCTAGATGTCTCATCTTTAGGCAGTgccttgttcttgtttttttttcttttttttttgttgttgcatGTCTTGTGAAGTTCATGTAAATCAACAAAATTGATACTTTTGACACAACCAACAATGGAGaggtaaaaagttaaaaacattaGGAATGTCTTCATTTTTGTAATGGATTTTGCAAGTCAGAAATTCTGTTCGAGAATTTGCAACCCAGAAAGTCCGCCAGAAATTATTAACAATCACAGATAAGCACCGAATGAAGGCCAATCTAATAAGCCAAAATATGTAGGGCACTAAAGAAATTACCCAGTAACAATAATAGATAAGCACATATGAAACTAAAGAAATTTTTCATTACTATcaactcccaaaaaaaaaaaaaaaaaaaactgtgcaATCCAAAAAATGTTGATACATAGTTGGAGTATCAATGCCTGAAATTGGTATTTGAACCACGAATATGTTTGTTAGCTTAAAGGTTTGGGTTGAAGTTGTGAAAGGAAATGTAATTTCTTAAAAGAAGGAGAGAATGCAAAGATGAATACAGAATGGTTCATGTGGCCACCTTGTTAAGGCACAGAAAAAGACATCAAATTTTATACTTGTTGCATCCAAGGTATGCAACAGCCTCCCACAGAAATTACagaaatcaaatcaagaaaaaagaTAATTACACAATAATTACACCTTCactaagaaaataaattataaaaacgaAGACCGTGAGAATAATTACCTTACCTTTGTACGGTGATTggctgccaaaaaaaaaaataatgtcatATACATTAAGCCTGCCAAttactaaaaacaaaacattttgcCATGAGGAGAAGTAAGAACATACCGAAACTTGTTTGCAAATAGATGAGAAAAACTTATTCCTGAAACAGATGGAAAATTTATTAGGAAAGATAAATCAGCCCACATGTGTGTAATCTATATACAAAAAAC
This is a stretch of genomic DNA from Malus domestica chromosome 02, GDT2T_hap1. It encodes these proteins:
- the LOC103449279 gene encoding disease resistance protein RUN1 isoform X2; amino-acid sequence: MTTHEASSSSSSKSKLWNYDVFLSFSGVDTRNGFTGHLHAALTERGYQAYIDEDDLERGEEIKEELFRAIEEARISIIVFSKSYANSSWCLDELVKIMKCRYKLGRRVLPIFYHVDPSHVRKQNGDLAQAFQKHEEGIREEKDDKEREAKQERVKQWRKALTEAANLSGQHLQIIDNGREAKLIREIVGKIITEWLPGANELNVAKHPVGINSRVQDIINHLSGGGSNDVVMVGIWGMGGLGKTTAAKAIYNQIHHKFQFKSFLANVSEYDLVDLQGKLVSDILKQTESKITSVDGGISLLKNHLQRRSVLVIIDNVDKVEQLNAIAGNRDWFGPGSRIIITTRDECLLKQVNMKVDKTYPLKEMNEEEALKLFSWHAFGKSWPNEGYLELSKEVVSYCGGLPIALEVLGSSMIERTPIEWKSQLEKLKKFPDKGIMKPLRVSFERLDPTQKDIFLDISCFFIGWDKDYVAKILDGCNFFATIGISDLRERCLITVEDNVLNMHDLLREMAKLIISEKSPRQPGEWSRLWNRQEVIKVLRDKSGTEEVEGLALGIPPPWPPRSNMPGFSTEAFANMKKLRLLKLYNVQLNGEYKHLPKELIWLCWERCPLKSIPDDFFDQPRLVILEITSSDLVQVWEGSKSLENLKVLNLGSCSDLKKSPDFSNLPNLEELILERCRSLSDIHPSIGHLKKLSLVNLTRCKNLISLPGDFYRSKSVQTLVLDFCWQFSELPEGLGKMISLRVLKASTTAIRQVPRSTVRLKNLTHLSLNNFVGSKFPLQFPDSLHGLDSLRNLDLSVNYFHTLPSLSGLSKLESLWLSYCSQLHTIYDLPTNLKFLDASSCYRLVTMPNFSKMSNMRELNVCDSHELTEVPDLDKSLNSMTWIDMSKCTKLTADLRRNVLKGWTSCGYGGIFLNGNYVPDWFEFVNDGNEVSFDIPPGDGRSFEGLTLLCFYRSYLDRPRPYMRGKDGHPRASIDINNTKRTELQTCIGKEDWVTKMRDIVFESCYLWQGQISNDKLNLQSGDKVDITFEIPMKGGAFNYAKTNAFNYAKAKGIGVNLVWDKPMKENMHDFDLDGRFFIQRHNQGGDASSSSHV
- the LOC103449279 gene encoding disease resistance protein RUN1 isoform X1, producing the protein MKFSIHDHIFFSTSTICRDLNHCSAITVDTPMTTHEASSSSSSKSKLWNYDVFLSFSGVDTRNGFTGHLHAALTERGYQAYIDEDDLERGEEIKEELFRAIEEARISIIVFSKSYANSSWCLDELVKIMKCRYKLGRRVLPIFYHVDPSHVRKQNGDLAQAFQKHEEGIREEKDDKEREAKQERVKQWRKALTEAANLSGQHLQIIDNGREAKLIREIVGKIITEWLPGANELNVAKHPVGINSRVQDIINHLSGGGSNDVVMVGIWGMGGLGKTTAAKAIYNQIHHKFQFKSFLANVSEYDLVDLQGKLVSDILKQTESKITSVDGGISLLKNHLQRRSVLVIIDNVDKVEQLNAIAGNRDWFGPGSRIIITTRDECLLKQVNMKVDKTYPLKEMNEEEALKLFSWHAFGKSWPNEGYLELSKEVVSYCGGLPIALEVLGSSMIERTPIEWKSQLEKLKKFPDKGIMKPLRVSFERLDPTQKDIFLDISCFFIGWDKDYVAKILDGCNFFATIGISDLRERCLITVEDNVLNMHDLLREMAKLIISEKSPRQPGEWSRLWNRQEVIKVLRDKSGTEEVEGLALGIPPPWPPRSNMPGFSTEAFANMKKLRLLKLYNVQLNGEYKHLPKELIWLCWERCPLKSIPDDFFDQPRLVILEITSSDLVQVWEGSKSLENLKVLNLGSCSDLKKSPDFSNLPNLEELILERCRSLSDIHPSIGHLKKLSLVNLTRCKNLISLPGDFYRSKSVQTLVLDFCWQFSELPEGLGKMISLRVLKASTTAIRQVPRSTVRLKNLTHLSLNNFVGSKFPLQFPDSLHGLDSLRNLDLSVNYFHTLPSLSGLSKLESLWLSYCSQLHTIYDLPTNLKFLDASSCYRLVTMPNFSKMSNMRELNVCDSHELTEVPDLDKSLNSMTWIDMSKCTKLTADLRRNVLKGWTSCGYGGIFLNGNYVPDWFEFVNDGNEVSFDIPPGDGRSFEGLTLLCFYRSYLDRPRPYMRGKDGHPRASIDINNTKRTELQTCIGKEDWVTKMRDIVFESCYLWQGQISNDKLNLQSGDKVDITFEIPMKGGAFNYAKTNAFNYAKAKGIGVNLVWDKPMKENMHDFDLDGRFFIQRHNQGGDASSSSHV